The segment GCGCGGAAACGATCTACCTCTACGCCGACAAGGGCTACGTCGGCGGCGAGAGCGATCTGCTCCTCGTGCCCCGTAAGAAGCCCGCGAACGGCGAACTTTCCGACGGCCTCAAGGAGAGCAACCGCGTCCTCGCGGCCACCCGCGCACCCGGCGAACGCGGCTTCGCGGTCCTGAAGAACTG is part of the Parafrankia discariae genome and harbors:
- a CDS encoding transposase family protein, producing AETIYLYADKGYVGGESDLLLVPRKKPANGELSDGLKESNRVLAATRAPGERGFAVLKNWRVLSRFRGCPRRVGEFTQAVFVLEQEGI